GCGTGGTCGCGCTGTTCCTGGCCGGAGCGGTGCTGGCCGCCGTCCACCACGCGGAGGTGATCGCGCACCGGGTCGGCGAGCCGTTCGGGTCGCTGGTGCTGGCGGTCGCGGTGACCGTCATCGAGGTGGCGCTGATCGTGACGCTGATGGTCGACGTCCCGGTCAAGAACCCACCCTTGCGCGGGACACCGTGTTCGCCGCCGTGATGATCACCTGCAACGGGGTGCTCGGCCTGTCGATCCTGATGACGGCGCTGAAGCACCGGGTCGCGGTGTTCAACGCGGAGGGCACCGGCGCCGCCTTCGCCACCATCGCGACCTCGCCACCCTGCGCCTGGTGCTGCCGACCTTCACCACCAGCACGCCCGGCCCGCAGTTCAACACCGCGCAGCTGACCTTCACCGGGATCGCCTCGCTGGGCCTGTACGGGCAGTTCGTCACCACCCAGACGCTGCGCCACCGCGAGTACTTCCTTCCGGTCGGCCCGGAGGGCGAGCCGCTGGACGAGGACGAGCACGACGAGCTGCCCAGCACCCGCGCCGCCCGCACCAGCCTGGCGCTGCTCGCCGTGGCACTGATCGCGGTGGTCGGGCTGGCCAAGGGCGTCTCCCCCACCATCGAGTCGGCGGTCGCCGATGCGGGACTGCCGGCCTCGGTGGTGGGTGTGGTGATCGCGCTGCTTGTGCTGCTGCCGGAGACGATCGCCGCACTGCGCGCCGCGGCGGGCAACCGGGTGCAGACCAGCCTCAACCTGGCGCTGGGCTCCTCGCTGGCCAGTATCGGGCTGACGGTGCCCGCGGTGGCGATCGCCTCCATCTGGCTCAGCGGGCCGCTGGTGCTGGGCCTCGGCGCCTCGCACATGGTGCTGCTGGCGCTGACCGTCGCGATCGGCACGCTCACCGTGATCCCGCGCCGGGCGACGCCGCTACAGGGGGCGGTGCACCTGGCGGTGCTGGCGGCGTACCTCGTCCTCGCCGTCAGCCCGTGACCACCCGCCGGCCGTGGCTGCCGGTCACCCGGTGCGCGCGGGTCCGCAGGTCCGTCAGTCCGTCAGTCCGTCAGGTCGGCGGTGTCACTGTCGGCCCGGCCGGCCTGGCCTGGTATCCGGAGGTCCCAGCCGACCAGGGCGCGCAGCTGCTCGGCGGTGACGCCGTCCGGGATCGGCTGCGGGGCGTCGTGGCGCAGCGGCGGCTGCCAGCCCTCGTTTGCGTTCCAGCTGCGGACGACCTTGGCGGGCGCGCCGGCGACCACGCTGTGGTCGGGGATGTCGCCGCGGACCACCGCGCCGGCGGCGACCACCACGTTGCGGCCGATCCGGGCGCCCGGGAGGATCACCGCGCCGGTGCCGATCCACGAGCCGGCGCCGATCTCGACGGGCTCGTTGCGCGGCCACTGCTTGCCGATCGGCAGGTCGGTGTCGCGGTACTCGTGGGCCTGGTCGGTGATGTAGACGTTGGGGCCGGTCCACACGTCGTCGCCGAGGACGATCGACTGGTGGCCGACGATGTGGCTGCCGCGGCCGATGACGCAGCCGCCGCCGATCCGCACGATCGGCTCCGGGCCGAGGTCCAGGCCGGGCAGGAAGCCGGCCGAGATGGTGACCCGCTCGCCGATGATCGAGAACGGGCCGATGGTGATCCACTGCTCGTTGAAGACCGCGCCGAGCGGGAAGGCCAGCTTGGTGCCGTCGCCGAGCTCGCCGAACCGGTACGGACCGGGGGTGCGGTTGGTGACCGCCCCGGACTCCTGCACCCACTTCCACGCCCGGTGCACGACGTGGCCGGCGGCGCGCCGGCCCCGGAGGCGGGCGGCGGCGAGGATCGAACGGGCGGTCGGCATGCGCTCACCGTATCGGCCGGGCGCCGTCGGCGAGGTACCGGGCGATCAACATCACACCGGCGGCTGGCAGACTCGCCGCATGGAGATTCCCGAGCTCGTCGACGTTCTGCGCCACGAGGGCGCGCTGCTGGCCGACACCGCCGCCGGGACGCCGCTGGACGCCCCCGTGCCGACCTGCCCGGACTGGCGGCTGCGCGACCTGCTGCTGCACACCGGGCAGGTGCACCGCTGGGCCGCGGCCCACGTCAAGGGCGGCCTGGCCCGGCCGCTGGACGAGGCCGGCCAGGAGGCCGCCTGGGGCCCGGCGCCCGCCGACGCCGACCTGGTGGAGTGGTTCCGCACCGGTCACGCCGACCTGGTCGCCGTGCTGGCGGCCGCACCGGCCGACCTGGCCTGCTGGAGCTTCCTGCCGGCGCCGTCCCCGCTCGCCTTCTGGGCCCGCCGCCAGCTCCACGAGACCACCGTGCACCGGGTGGACGCCGAGGCCGCGGCCGGCACCGCACCGACCCCGGTCGCCCCGGCCGTCGCCGCCGACGGCCTCACGGAACTGCTGGCCGGTTTCGTGCCCCGACCGAGGAGCAGGCTGCGCAGCGACACCCCGCGCACCCTCGCCGTCCGGCCCACCGACCGCGCGGAGAGCTGGCTGGTGACGGTGGGCCGGGAACAGCCGCAGGTGCGCCCGGGCGCCGGACCGGCCGACTGCACCGTCAGCGGCCCCGCGCACGACCTCTACCTGCTGCTGTGGAACCGCCTCGACGCGGACGCGGTCGCCGTCGACGGCGACCGCTCCCTGCTGGAGCTCTGGCGTACGACCGCCGGCATTACCTGGAGCTGACGGGCACCCGGCCCCCTGCGCTACTCCGCTGCGCTACTCCGCCCAGGGGGCCGGGCGGCGCTCCAGGAAGGCCCGCATGCCCTGCTGCGCCTCCTCCGAGCCGAACAGCCGGGCCGACTGGGCGACCCGCTCGTCGGCGTCCCGCTCGAAGGAGTCCACCACCGCGGCGGTCGCCAGCCGCTTGGACTCGGCGAGGCCCTGCGGCGAGCCCTGCCGGACGGCGTCCAGCAGGACCTTCAGCGCGGTCGCGACGTCCTCGGCGGCCTCGGTGATCAGGCCGATCCGGGCGGCCTCCGCCGGGCCGAAGGTCTCGCCCGTCAGGTAGTAGCGGGACGCGGCCCGCGGCTCCAGCTTGGGACGCAGCGGCAGCGAGATCACCGCCGGCGCGAGACCCAGGCGGACCTCGGTGAAGGCGAAGGTCGACGCCGGCCCGGCGATCGCGATGTCGGCGGCACCGAGCAGACCGAGACCGCCCGCCCGGGCGTGGCCGTCGATCGCGGCGATCACCGGCTTCGGGCAGTCGACGATCGCGCGCTGGATGTCCACCAGTCCGCGCGGCCCGACCGTCGGGTCGCTGCCGGTGGCCTCCGAGAGGTCCGCACCCGCGCAGAACACCTTGCCGGTGTGGCCGAGCACCACCGCCCGCACCGCCGGGTCGGCCGCGGCCTCGGTCAGGCCCTTGGCCAGCTCCGCCATCAGGCGGGTGGACAGGGCGTTGCGGTTGTGCGGGGAGTCGAGTTCGAGGGTCGTGACCGCATCGGCGGTGGTGATGCGGACGAGAGGGCTCTCGCTGGTCATCGCGGATGGCCTGCTTTCCGGCTGAGGGTGGGTCGGACGCGCTCGGGAGGACTCTGGCACGCCGACCGTCCGGTCGGCCAGTACGACCCGGGAAATCCGCTGGCCGGGGCGGGTGCGGCTGGGTCAGCATGAGGCCCCATGACGCTCCTCCTGCTCGCACCCCGGATCAACGAGACCGGTCTGCAACTGCTGACCTGCGCCCGGCGGCGCGGGCTGCGGGCGCACACCGCCACCCGCTGGGAGGTCCCGGCGGAGCTCGCCGGCCTGCGTCCGGCCCACCTGTACGGCGGGCCGCTGTTCGCCGACGCGGCCGCCGGGGCGCTGGGCGTCGCCGCCCTGGAGCCGCCCGCCGACTGGCTCGCCACCCTGCCCGCGGAGCTGCTGGGCCGCCGGGTGGAGTGCACCACGCTGGCGCAGGCCCGCGGGCTGCGCCGCCCGGCGTTCCTGAAGCCGCCGACCGACAAGCTCTTCCCGGCCCGGGTCTACCCGGACGACAGCGGGCTGCCCGGCCCGGACGCCCTCGACGACGACACCGTGGTGCAGGTCAGCGACGTGGTGGCGTTCGCCTCCGAGTACCGGCTCTTCGTCCTGGACGGCGTGGTGCGGACGGCGAGCCGGTACGCGGTGGACGGCGACCTCGCCGTCTCCCCGGAGGCCGGCCCCGAGGTGCTCGCCTTCGCCGCCGACGTCCTCGCCGTCGGCGGCCTGCCGAGCGCCGCCGTGGTCGACGTCGGTCGCCTCGCCGACGGCACCTGGGCCGTGGTCGAGGCCAACCCGGCCTGGGCCAGCGGCGGTTACGCCTGCGACCCCGACCACGTCCTCGACGTCGTCCTCCGCGCCGCCGGCCCGGCCGACGCCCTCTTCCCCACCGACCGCCGCTTCACCCGCGCCGTCCCCGAGGTCGTCCGCTAGCGGGCCGGGGCTCCCCCGGTCCGGCTCGGCAGGGCGGGCTGGCAGGCTGTCCCCGGTCGGGTGCCGCCGGGCGCCGCGGTCGGGGGGAGGTCCTGTGGTGGGTGTCGGTGGCGCGCCGTCGGAGCGCGGTCCGGTGTCGACGGATCGCCATGCTCCACCGTTCGACCGGGAGTTGGCAGCCGCCTTGGCGGCCCCGGCAGGCGCGGGACGCCGCGACCAGGACCGGGCCGACGCTCCGGGAACTCCGGGCGGACGGCCGGTTCGAGGTCGAGGAGCTGCGGGTTCCGGCAGGCCGGGACGGCGGGGAGGTCACGCTGGTCGGCGCCCGGCCCGCCGACGTCGCCGGCCCGCTGCCGCTGCTGTACTACCTGCACGGCGGGGGAATGGTGATGGGCAGCGCCTGGTCCGTCCTGCCGCGGCTGCTACGTGAGTGGGCCCTGCCGCTGGGGCTCGCCGTCGTCGCGGTGGAGTACCGGCTGGCGCCGCACGCGCGCTGCCCCGGGCCCGTCGAGGACTGCTGGGCCGGGCTCGTCGGGGCGGCCGAGCGGGCGGCCGCGCTGGGCGCCGACCCGGAGCGGATCGTCGGCGGCGGGAAGAGCGCCGGCGGCGGGCTGGCCGCGGCGCTCGCCCTGCTGACCCGCGACCGGGGCGGGCCTGCGCCGATCGGTCAGCTGCTGCTGAGCCCGATGCTCGACGACCGCAACGACACCTTCTCCGGCCACCAGATGGCCGGCCGGGACACCTGGGACCGGACGTCCAACGCGACCGCGTGGCAGGCCCTGCTGGGTGACCGGTACGGCGCCGCCGACCTGCCGCCCTACGCGGCCCCGGCCCGCGCCGCCGACCTGTCCGGGCTGCCGCCGGCCTACGTCGAGGTCGGGTCGGCCGAAACCTTCCGGGACGAGGCCGTGGCCTACGCCGACGCGATCTGGCGGGCGGGCGGCGAGGCCGAGCTGCACGTGTGGTCCGGCGCCTTCCACGGCTTCGACGCCCTCGCCCCGCGGGCGGCCCTCAGCCAGGACGCGCGCGAGGCCCGCACCCGCTGGCTCCGGCGGATCCTCGGGCGGCCCGCCGGCGGGCCCGTCCCGAACCCGCCGGCCGCAGCGCCCCTTTGACGCACCCGGCCGGCGTACCGGCCGCGTTCGGTGCCGCGTTCCCGGCGGCCGGCCTCAGCCGGTCGCCCGGCGGCCGAGGGCCCAGCGCACGGCCGGGACCATCGCGGCGGCGGCCACCGCGAACAGCACGGCGAGCGCGGCCCAGCCGAGGGTGCCGTGGCCGATCACGGCGGTGGTGATGAGCACCGGTCCGAGCATCATCGCCGCGGAGAAGCCGGTGTTGAAGACGCCCTGGTACTCGCCGTGGGCGCCCTCCTCGGCGAGGTCGTAGCCGAGCGCCCAGCCGGCGGCCTGGCCGAGCACCTCGCCGAGGGCCTGGAGGGCGGCGCCGGCGAGCAGGACGAGGACGGCCGCCCAGGCGGGCAGCCCGCCGGCGAGGGCGAAGGCGGCGCAGGAGAGGGCGACGAACAGTCCGCCGCGGCGGAAGATCCGGGCGGCGGCGGTCGGTTCCTCGGTGCCGCGGGTGGCCCGCACCTGCAGGGCGACGACCAGGATCGTGTTGACGACGAGGGTGCAGGCGACCAGCACCCGGGGCGCCTCGGTGTGGTTGACGATCCACAGCGGCACGCCGACCTCGATCATGGCGAACTGCAGGCCGAGTACGCCGCTGAGCCCGGCGACCACCAGGTAGGGGACGTTGCGCAGGGCCGAGCCGGTCCGCGGTCCGGACTCCGCCGCGGGGCCGTTCGGCGCGGTCTGCGGGGTCGGCAGCAGGGCGTACATGGCGAGGACGACGGCGAAGGTGGCGACATCGGCGAGGATGGCCGCGGTGTAGGCGCCACGGGTGTCCGCGACGAGGACGAGCGAGGCGATGCCGGTGCCGACACCGATGCCGACGTTGGTGACGACCCGCAGGTAGGCGCGGCCCGCGACCCGGCGGTCGGCGGGCAGCACCTCCGCGTAGAGGGCGTTGCGGACGGTCGCGGTGCCACGGTCCGCGGCGGTGACGGCGCAGGCCAGCAGGACGAAGGGCAGGAAGCCGGAGACCAGCGGGTAGCAGGCGGTGCCGACGGCCTCGGCGCCGACCAGGGCGAGCAGAACGGGCTTGGTGCCCCAGCGGTCGGCGGCGCGCCCGGCCGGGACGCCGATGAGCACGCCGCACAGTCCGGCGGCGGTGAGGCCGATGCCGACCTGGGCGGCGGCGAGGCCGAGGACGCGGGTGAAGTACAGCGCGCCGAGGGTCATGAAGAGGCCGTTGCCGAGGGTGTTCACCAGGGTGATGGCGGCGAGTCTGCGGACCGTCTGATCGGGGTGCAGCAGGCGTGACGAAGGACGGGCCGCCGTCGGCGCCCCCGTGGAGGTGGTGGTCATGGCATCATCGCACCGCATGCGGATCAGTCCCCGGAACTGATTTAGGCCGGGGCTGACGAATGGGGGATCACGTGCACCGTTTCCGGCTCGGCCTGGAGGACCTCGCCGCGGCGTCCTTCGCCTGTTCACCGCTGCAGGAGACGGTCCTGAGCCTGCGGATGTGGACCCACCCCGGGAAGTACGTCCACCAGACGCCGGTCTTCGAGCGGATCCGGCCGGAGTTCGAGCGGCTGCCCTGCGCACCGCTGCTCCGCTCACTGGTCGCCACCAACCGCTACGTGCCGGACTTCCTGACCCCGCGTCCGAGCACGCCCTTCCCCGAACTGTCGGCCGAACTCGCCGTCGTCCGCGCGGTCGCGCCGCACCGGCTGCGCGGGGAGCTGGAGCGCACCTTCCTGCCGCACGACCGGCGGCTGCCGCCGCTGCTGGCCGACGGGCTGGCCGACCCGGCCGGGCTGCTCGCGGAGATCACCGACGCCCTGGAGGCGTACTGGACGCGCTGCCTGGCCCCGGAGTGGTGGCCGCGCGCCCGGTCGGTGCTGCACGCCGACATCGTGCACCGCTCGCGGGTGCTCGCGGAGCGCGGCGCGGCGGCGCTCTTCGAGGATCTGGACCCGCGGGTCCTGTGGCGGGACGGCGTCCTGACGATCCGCCGGGACTGGGGCGACGGCGACGCCGACATCACCGTGGGCGGCCGCGGCCTGGTCTTCACCCCGACCTTCTTCGCCCGCGGCGCCATCACGAACATCAGTGACGAGCACCCGCCGGTGATCAACTACCCGGCGCGCGGCCAGGGCACCATGGCCGGCCCGGCCACGCCGCCGCCCACCCGGCGGGCACTGGAGCAGCTGGTCGGGGCGCCCAAGGCACGGCTGCTGACGATGCTGGACGAGCCGACCAGCACCACCGAACTGGCCCGGCGCCTGGGCGTCACCCCGGGCGCGGTGAGCCAGCACCTGGCGGTGCTCGCCGAGACCCGCCTGGTGAGCCGGGCACGGCACGGCCGGGTGGTGCTGTACGCGCGCAGCCCGCTCGCCGACGAGCTGCTCCGATAGATCGTCAACTCCGATGCGGCACCGCCCTGTTGACCAGATTGGTCCATACCACCTACAGTCGTCGACGGCTTCCCGGCACCCCTGTACGGCACCCCCACACCAGACAGGGAGACCACCATGCACGTCCGGCCGCCACGGCGCGCCATTGCCAGGATCACCGCCCTGCTCGCCGTGCTCGCACTGCCGCTCGCCCTGCTCGCCGCCGCGCCGGCGCACGCCGCCGGCCGCCTCACCGCCGCCTTCACCAGCGCCGACAACGGCTCCTGGTGGAAGGGCACCTTCGCCGTCCGCAACGACAACGCCACCGCCGTCACCGGCTGGACCCTCGAGTTCGACCTGCCGGCCGGGGTGACGATCGCCAGCAGCTACAACGGCCGGGCCACCGTCACCGGCCGGCACGTCACCGCCGTCAACGCCTACTACAACGCCACCGTGCAGCCGCACGCCAGCACCGAGCCGTACAGCTTCTGGTTCGTCGCCAACGGCCCGATCGGCACACCGACCGGCTGCCGGATCAACGGCGACAAGTGCGACGGCACCGCCGACGTGCCGCCCGGCGCACCCGGCACCCCGCAGGTCACCGACACCACCGCGCACACCGTCGCGCTGAGCTGGCCCGCGGCCGCCGCGGGGGACTTCCCGGTCGCCTCCTACGAAGTGCTGAACGGCTCGACCGTCCTCGGCACCGCGACCACCACCGCGGCCACCCTGACCGGGCTCACCCCGGCGACCGCGTACACCCTGACGGTGCGCGCCAAGGACAGCCGCGGCAACACCGGCCCGCTCAGCCCCGCGGTGACCGCCCGGACGGTCGACCCGGCGAGCGACACCGTGCCGCCCGCCGCCCCGACCGCCCTGCACAGCACCGCCGTCACCGCCGCCGCCGTCACGCTCGCCTGGACGGCCGCCACCGACAACCAGCGGGTCGCCGCCTACGACGTCTACCGCGACGGCGCCCTCGCGCAGACCGTCACCGCCACCACCGCCACCGTCGCCGGCCTCTCCCCCGCCACCGCCTACACCTTCACCGTCCGCGCCCGGGACTCCGCCGACAACGCCTCAACGGCCACCCCCGCGCTCACCGTCACCACCGCCGACCTGGTCGGCCCCGGAAAGTACGCCCGGGTCGGCTACTTCACCCAGTGGGGCGTCTACGGCCGGCAGTACTTCGTGAGGAACCTCGACACCTCGGGCAGCGCCGCCAAGCTCGACGTGATCAACTACGCCTTCGAGAACATCGACCCGGTCAACCTGACCTGCCTGGCCGGGGTCACCAAGGGCACCACCGCGAACCCGCAGGACCCCGACCAGGGCACCGGCGCGGGCGACGCGGACGCCGACTACTCCCGGCCGTTCGGCGCCGCGCAGTCCGTCGACGGGGTCGCCGACGACGGCTGGGCCCCGCTGCGCGGCAACCTCAACCAGCTGAAGAAGCTCAAGGCCAAGTACCCCGACCTGAAGATCGTGGTCTCGCTCGGCGGCTGGACCTACTCCAAGTACTTCTCCGACGCGGCCGCCACCGACGCCTCCCGCAAGAAGCTCGTCTCCTCCTGCATCGACGTCTGGATCAAGGGCAACCTGCCGCTCTACAACGGCGCCGGCGGCCCCGGCACCGCGGCCGGCATCTTCGACGGCATCGACCTCGACTGGGAGTGGCCCGGCTCCCCCGACGGCCACCCCGGCAACCACTGGTCGGCGAACGACAGGGCCAACCTGACCGCGCTGCTCGCCGAGTTCCGCACCCAGCTGGACGCCCTCGGCGGCCCGCACCGGCTGCTCACCGCCTTCACCCCGGCCGACCCCGCCAAGATCGCCCAGGGCTGGGACCTGTCGAAGATCTTCCGGTACCTCGACATCGCCAACGTACAGGGCTACGACTTCCACGGCGCCGGCAGCGACAACTCCTGGGAGCCCGCCCGCACCGGCCACCAGGCCAACCTCTCCACCGACGCCCAGGACCCGTACGCCTTCCACTTCTCGGTGGAGTCGGCCGTGCAGACCTACCTGGACGCCGGCGTCAACCCGCGCAAGCTGACCATCGGCCTGCCGTTCTACGGCCGCGGCTGGCAGAACGTCACCGACGGCGGGGTCAACGGCGAATGGCAGGCCGCGGGCGGTGCGGCCCCCGGCCAGTTCGCCGAGGAGGCCGGCACCCGCGGGTACAACAACCTGCTCACCGGTGTGCCCTACCTGACCGTCCGGCACGACGAGCAGTCGGTCTCCACCTACGGCTACACCGGCCCCGGCGGCCAGTGGTGGACCTTCGACGACCCCTGGTCGATCGGGAAGAAGACCGCCTGGCTGAAGTCCAAGGGCCTGCTCGGCGCGATGATCTGGGAAATGTCCGGCGACACCCCGTCCGGCACCCTGATCACCGCCCTCGACACCGGCCTCAAGCAGTGAGCCTTCGATTCGCGGGAATCCGATAGGGGCGCGTCTCCCGCCGGGGGCTACCGCCCCGCGACCGACGCCAGCTTCCGCGCGGCCCGGTGCTCCCGCATGACCTGCGCGAAGGTCGTGTGCCCCTGCGTGGTCCGGGCGAAGGCCCGCCACGCGGGGGTGACCAGGCAGACCGCGGCGTGGAACAGGTGCGGACGGCGCTCGAAGGCCCCGAGCATGACCTTGCCGGCCCGCATCTCCACGCCCAGCCCGGCCTTGATCGCGAAGGCGTAGTTGAGTGCCTGCCGCCGCACGTCCGCCGAGCCGTCGGCCTCGGCGACCTTCACCGCCCACTCGCCGGCCAGCCGGCCCGACCGCAGGGCGTACGAGATGCCCTCGCGGGTCCACGGCTCCAGCAGGCCGGCCGCGTCGCCGGCCACCAGCACCCGCCCGCGGGAGAGCGGCGAGTCCTCCGCGCGGCAGCGCGTCAGATGGCCGGACTCGATGCTCGGCTTGAAGCCGGAGAGGCCCAACTGCCGGATGTAGTCGGCCAGGTACTGCTTGGTGCGCTCGCCGTCACCGCGCGCGGAGATGACGCCGACCGTCAGGGTGCCCGAGTCGGTCTTGGGGAAGACCCAGCCGTACGAGCCGGGCAGCGGGCCCCAGTCGAGGTGGATCCGGCCGGCCCAGGCCCGGGAGACCTCCTCCGGCACCGGGATCTCCGCCTCCAGGCCGAGGTCGATCTGATCGAAGGAGACGCCGACGTGGCGGCCGATCCGGCTGGCCGAGCCGTCCGCGCCGACGACGGCGCGGGCTTCGATCCGGCGGCCGTCCGCCGTCGTGACGAAGGCGGTGCGGCCGTCGCCGTCCTGCTGCTCGACGCCGGTCGCGGTGACACCGGTGACCAGCACCGCACCGGCCTGCTCGGCGGACTGCACCAGGCGCAGGTCGAACTCGTCCCGGTTGACCAGGCCGAAGAGCATCCGCTTGGAGCGGCGGGTGCGGGTGAAGCGGCCGCCGAGGGCGAAGGTGACCGCGTGGATGCGGTCCTGCAGCGGCAGCTTGAACTCCGACGGCAGGGTGTCCCGGGACGGGCCGATGATGCCACCGCCGCAGGTCTTGTAGCGGGGGTGCTCGGCCTTGTCGAGCAGCAGCACCCGGCGGCCCTGGGCCGCGGCGGCGTACGCGGCGGAGGAGCCGGCCGGGCCGGCGCCGACCACGACCACGTCCCAGACCCCGCCGAGGGGGTCGGGCCCGGTGGCCGCCGGGTCCACGGCGGTCTGGTCGGGGGCCGCGGGAACGGCCTCGTGTCCGACGGCCTCGTGCTCGTCGGAGTTCGGGTCGAGGGAGCTACCGGTGTCAGTCACGATCGCATCCTAGACCCGTCGGCCACCCCCGCGACCAGGGATGACGCGGGTCACGACACGGCACCGACCTATGATCGGACAAATCACCCGCACCTCGTCAACAGGAGACACCTGATGACCCAGCAGCACCTGGCGGCGGCCGTCCGATCCCTGATGCCGCGCGCCAAGGCCGACCTGGCCGAGCTGGTCGCCTTCCCGTCCGTCGCCGACCCCCGGCAGTTCCCGGTGGAGGAGTGCGAGAAGGCCGCCCGCTGGGTCGCCGACGCGCTCACCGCCGAGGGCCTGACGGGCGTGCGACTGCTGGACACGCCCGACGACACCCAGTCCGTGTACGCCGAGCTCCCCGGCCCGGCCGGCGCCCCGACCGTGCTGCTGTACTCCCACTACGACGTCCAGCCGCCGCTCGACGAGAACGCCTGGCTCAGCCCGCCCTTCGAACTGACGGAGCGTGACGGCCGCTGGTACGGCCGGGGCGCCGCCGACTGCAAGGGCAACATCCTCATGCACCTCACCGCGCTGCGGGCCCTGCGCGAGGTGGACGGCGGCCTGCCGGTCGGTCTGAAGGTGATCGTCGAGGGCTCCGAGGAGCAGGGCACCGGCGGCCTGGAGCGCTACGCCGAGGCCCACCCGGAGCTGCTCACCGCCGACGCGATCGTCATCGGCGACACCGGGAACTTCGCGGCCGGCCTGCCCACCGTCACCGCCAGCCTGCGCGGCATGACGGTGGTCGAGGTCGCCCTCACCACGCTGGCCGGGAACCTGCACTCCGGCGCCTTCGGCGGCGCCGCCCCGGACGCGCTGCAGGCCATGGTCAGGCTGCTCGCGACCCTGCACGACGAGCACGGCGACGTCGCCGTGGCCGGCCTGACGGCCGACCAGGTCTGGCCGGGCGTCCAGTACGACGAGGCGCAGTTCCGCGAGGACGCCAAGGTGCTCGACGGCGTCGCGCTGACCGGTACCGGCACCGTCGCCGACCGGCTGTGGGCCCGTCCCTCCGTCACCGTCCTCGGCATCGACGCCCCTCCGGTGATCGGCGCCACCTCCTCCGTCCAGGCGAGCGCCAGGGCGCTGGTCAGTCTGCGCATCCCGCCGGGCATGGAGCTGAAGGCCGCCCAGCAGGCCCTCACCGCCCACCTGGAGGCGGCGGTGCCGTGGGGCGCGCAGGCCGAGATCACCGTGCTCAGCGGCGGCGAGGCGTTCAGCGCGGACATCACCGGGCCCGCCTACGAGGCGATGGGCGAGGCGATGCGGGAGGCGTTCGGCCGCGAGATGGTCGCCTCCGGCGAGGGCGGCTCCATCCCGCTCTGCAACACCCTGCGCACGCTCTACCCGCAGGCGGAGATCGTCCTGATCGGCGTCGAGGAGCCGACCACCCAGATCCACGCCGTCAACGAGAGCGTCGACCCGCAGGAGCTGGAGCGGATGGCCCTCACCGA
The nucleotide sequence above comes from Streptomyces sp. TLI_235. Encoded proteins:
- a CDS encoding sodium/calcium exchanger protein, whose protein sequence is MLPTFTTSTPGPQFNTAQLTFTGIASLGLYGQFVTTQTLRHREYFLPVGPEGEPLDEDEHDELPSTRAARTSLALLAVALIAVVGLAKGVSPTIESAVADAGLPASVVGVVIALLVLLPETIAALRAAAGNRVQTSLNLALGSSLASIGLTVPAVAIASIWLSGPLVLGLGASHMVLLALTVAIGTLTVIPRRATPLQGAVHLAVLAAYLVLAVSP
- a CDS encoding succinyltransferase-like protein — its product is MPTARSILAAARLRGRRAAGHVVHRAWKWVQESGAVTNRTPGPYRFGELGDGTKLAFPLGAVFNEQWITIGPFSIIGERVTISAGFLPGLDLGPEPIVRIGGGCVIGRGSHIVGHQSIVLGDDVWTGPNVYITDQAHEYRDTDLPIGKQWPRNEPVEIGAGSWIGTGAVILPGARIGRNVVVAAGAVVRGDIPDHSVVAGAPAKVVRSWNANEGWQPPLRHDAPQPIPDGVTAEQLRALVGWDLRIPGQAGRADSDTADLTD
- a CDS encoding enoyl-CoA hydratase; the protein is MTSESPLVRITTADAVTTLELDSPHNRNALSTRLMAELAKGLTEAAADPAVRAVVLGHTGKVFCAGADLSEATGSDPTVGPRGLVDIQRAIVDCPKPVIAAIDGHARAGGLGLLGAADIAIAGPASTFAFTEVRLGLAPAVISLPLRPKLEPRAASRYYLTGETFGPAEAARIGLITEAAEDVATALKVLLDAVRQGSPQGLAESKRLATAAVVDSFERDADERVAQSARLFGSEEAQQGMRAFLERRPAPWAE
- a CDS encoding acetyl esterase/lipase — its product is MLHRSTGSWQPPWRPRQARDAATRTGPTLRELRADGRFEVEELRVPAGRDGGEVTLVGARPADVAGPLPLLYYLHGGGMVMGSAWSVLPRLLREWALPLGLAVVAVEYRLAPHARCPGPVEDCWAGLVGAAERAAALGADPERIVGGGKSAGGGLAAALALLTRDRGGPAPIGQLLLSPMLDDRNDTFSGHQMAGRDTWDRTSNATAWQALLGDRYGAADLPPYAAPARAADLSGLPPAYVEVGSAETFRDEAVAYADAIWRAGGEAELHVWSGAFHGFDALAPRAALSQDAREARTRWLRRILGRPAGGPVPNPPAAAPL
- a CDS encoding putative MFS family arabinose efflux permease; translation: MRCDDAMTTTSTGAPTAARPSSRLLHPDQTVRRLAAITLVNTLGNGLFMTLGALYFTRVLGLAAAQVGIGLTAAGLCGVLIGVPAGRAADRWGTKPVLLALVGAEAVGTACYPLVSGFLPFVLLACAVTAADRGTATVRNALYAEVLPADRRVAGRAYLRVVTNVGIGVGTGIASLVLVADTRGAYTAAILADVATFAVVLAMYALLPTPQTAPNGPAAESGPRTGSALRNVPYLVVAGLSGVLGLQFAMIEVGVPLWIVNHTEAPRVLVACTLVVNTILVVALQVRATRGTEEPTAAARIFRRGGLFVALSCAAFALAGGLPAWAAVLVLLAGAALQALGEVLGQAAGWALGYDLAEEGAHGEYQGVFNTGFSAAMMLGPVLITTAVIGHGTLGWAALAVLFAVAAAAMVPAVRWALGRRATG
- a CDS encoding ArsR family transcriptional regulator, coding for MGDHVHRFRLGLEDLAAASFACSPLQETVLSLRMWTHPGKYVHQTPVFERIRPEFERLPCAPLLRSLVATNRYVPDFLTPRPSTPFPELSAELAVVRAVAPHRLRGELERTFLPHDRRLPPLLADGLADPAGLLAEITDALEAYWTRCLAPEWWPRARSVLHADIVHRSRVLAERGAAALFEDLDPRVLWRDGVLTIRRDWGDGDADITVGGRGLVFTPTFFARGAITNISDEHPPVINYPARGQGTMAGPATPPPTRRALEQLVGAPKARLLTMLDEPTSTTELARRLGVTPGAVSQHLAVLAETRLVSRARHGRVVLYARSPLADELLR
- a CDS encoding chitinase (glycosyl hydrolase family 18) produces the protein MHVRPPRRAIARITALLAVLALPLALLAAAPAHAAGRLTAAFTSADNGSWWKGTFAVRNDNATAVTGWTLEFDLPAGVTIASSYNGRATVTGRHVTAVNAYYNATVQPHASTEPYSFWFVANGPIGTPTGCRINGDKCDGTADVPPGAPGTPQVTDTTAHTVALSWPAAAAGDFPVASYEVLNGSTVLGTATTTAATLTGLTPATAYTLTVRAKDSRGNTGPLSPAVTARTVDPASDTVPPAAPTALHSTAVTAAAVTLAWTAATDNQRVAAYDVYRDGALAQTVTATTATVAGLSPATAYTFTVRARDSADNASTATPALTVTTADLVGPGKYARVGYFTQWGVYGRQYFVRNLDTSGSAAKLDVINYAFENIDPVNLTCLAGVTKGTTANPQDPDQGTGAGDADADYSRPFGAAQSVDGVADDGWAPLRGNLNQLKKLKAKYPDLKIVVSLGGWTYSKYFSDAAATDASRKKLVSSCIDVWIKGNLPLYNGAGGPGTAAGIFDGIDLDWEWPGSPDGHPGNHWSANDRANLTALLAEFRTQLDALGGPHRLLTAFTPADPAKIAQGWDLSKIFRYLDIANVQGYDFHGAGSDNSWEPARTGHQANLSTDAQDPYAFHFSVESAVQTYLDAGVNPRKLTIGLPFYGRGWQNVTDGGVNGEWQAAGGAAPGQFAEEAGTRGYNNLLTGVPYLTVRHDEQSVSTYGYTGPGGQWWTFDDPWSIGKKTAWLKSKGLLGAMIWEMSGDTPSGTLITALDTGLKQ